Proteins co-encoded in one Acidimicrobiales bacterium genomic window:
- a CDS encoding DUF58 domain-containing protein, translating to MPTRRGWLLAVASVASMLAGRLVGMVELYVLGAAGLTLVIGSVIYVRVLRCQLEVARTLHPAHVTAGGTSLVQLAVRNVAWRRSPTLVASDPFDGGKRVARFLVPPLGPSDSGRAAYRVPTEQRGVFGLGPLALQLGDPFRLASLWLMGAPATRLVVYPRIDKIPPPPHTQGDDPRAGADHRSFLSRRGEDFYALRAYQVGDDLRRVHWPSTARLDDLMIRQEEMPWQGRASVLLDLRKPVHTPESLEVAVSAAASVVSSVSPSHALVRLLATDGTDSGFAAGRAHVDAVLERLAEVRMTSSGSLVNELGVLGRAAGGGVLVVVTTALATDTDLQRIGRLRSTFPTVMVVLVDETAQDTAVTRGVTRRPAPGPIMPIRVTAARPFATAWAEALGRDRPLAGTLGRRR from the coding sequence GTGCCCACACGCCGAGGCTGGCTGCTCGCAGTCGCCTCCGTCGCCTCGATGCTCGCCGGTCGCTTGGTGGGCATGGTCGAGCTCTACGTGCTGGGAGCAGCGGGCCTCACGCTGGTCATCGGCTCAGTGATCTACGTCCGAGTGCTGCGCTGCCAGCTCGAGGTGGCGCGCACGCTCCACCCCGCGCACGTCACCGCCGGAGGCACCAGCCTCGTCCAGCTCGCCGTTCGCAACGTCGCCTGGCGGCGCTCACCCACCCTGGTGGCCTCGGATCCCTTCGACGGCGGCAAGCGGGTGGCCCGCTTCCTCGTGCCGCCGCTCGGCCCGAGCGACTCGGGCCGCGCCGCCTACCGGGTGCCCACCGAGCAGCGGGGGGTCTTCGGGCTCGGCCCCTTGGCGCTGCAGCTGGGCGATCCGTTTCGCCTGGCGTCACTGTGGCTGATGGGAGCGCCCGCGACCCGCCTGGTCGTGTACCCGAGGATCGACAAGATCCCCCCACCACCGCACACCCAGGGTGACGACCCGCGCGCCGGCGCCGACCACCGCTCCTTCCTCAGCCGCCGGGGCGAGGACTTCTACGCCCTGCGGGCCTACCAGGTCGGCGACGACCTCCGCCGCGTCCACTGGCCGTCGACCGCCCGTCTCGACGACCTCATGATCCGCCAGGAAGAAATGCCGTGGCAGGGCCGGGCGAGCGTCCTGCTCGACCTGCGCAAGCCGGTGCACACGCCCGAGTCCCTCGAAGTAGCCGTCTCGGCCGCGGCCAGCGTGGTGAGCTCGGTGTCGCCCAGCCACGCCCTCGTCCGCCTGTTGGCGACCGATGGCACCGACTCCGGCTTCGCCGCCGGCCGGGCCCACGTCGACGCGGTGCTCGAGCGGCTGGCCGAGGTCCGGATGACGTCGTCGGGGAGTCTGGTGAACGAGCTGGGCGTCCTCGGCCGCGCTGCGGGAGGAGGAGTGCTCGTGGTCGTGACGACGGCGCTCGCCACCGATACCGATCTCCAGCGCATCGGGAGGCTCCGCAGCACCTTCCCGACGGTGATGGTGGTCCTGGTCGACGAGACCGCCCAGGACACGGCGGTCACCCGCGGGGTGACGCGCCGGCCGGCCCCCGGCCCGATCATGCCCATCAGAGTGACTGCGGCGCGGCCGTTCGCCACGGCCTGGGCCGAGGCGCTCGGACGTGACCGGCCCTTAGCCGGGACGCTGGGCCGGCGACG